One Palaemon carinicauda isolate YSFRI2023 chromosome 4, ASM3689809v2, whole genome shotgun sequence DNA segment encodes these proteins:
- the LOC137639437 gene encoding uncharacterized protein: protein MAYGARGERGKEGEGEKEGGREGDSLPGPRRIKSSIVGEERTVLDGTLAGGGGVGGAAAEGGGGGGRGGGGRGGGGGGAEGAGYGGGGGGGGGGGGGGGGAA from the coding sequence ATGGCCTATGGAGCAAGGGGGGAGAGGGggaaggagggagagggagagaaggagggggggagggagggggattcGCTCCCTGGTCCCCGAAGAATAAAAAGCAGTATTGTGGGAGAGGAGAGGACGGTCCTTGATGGCACGctggcaggaggaggaggagtaggaggagcagcagcagagggaggaggagggggtggaagAGGAGGGGGTGGAAGaggagggggtggaggaggagCAGAGGGAGCAGgttatggaggaggaggaggaggaggagggggaggaggtgggggtggaggaggagcagcttga